The Schistosoma haematobium chromosome Unknown HiC_scaffold_434, whole genome shotgun sequence genome has a window encoding:
- a CDS encoding uncharacterized protein (EggNog:ENOG410VGNY~COG:S) encodes MAELKSVVDKEKPDVIAVSETWLTSEVLDSEIQLTGFITSRADRLNRRGGGVIVYTKRSTLTIRLAETVAHVSGTCELVRCKLKYQRQDIEVVVVYRSPECVADDFLLSKLKSWCNNGKSLVVGDFNAPYINWVNLEVESSISSFDSKLLETSIELALFQHIRDPTRYDLRNSSSLLDLVFTHGDVGQTAFLPPLGRSDHAVILLKFMAEIASQTIAPARPNIWKADMQAINSAASAENWEIDSKASVQEAWTLFRQLYNRVTQPYIPWTVPKKKKHGHPWLGRDIRRLLRQKKKCWDVAIRLGTAGTMEHYRSIRNECITKIREAQRKYEMQLAESALKQPKRIFSYINYRTRIHHWIPNLIKVGSESEMIEEDQEKAEVMADYFGAVFTQEPPLEKEPDPITDGVLT; translated from the exons atggcggagctgaagtcagtggtggataaagaaaaaccggacgttatcgctgtctcggaaacttggttaacgtcagaagtattagatagtgaaatccaattgaccggtttcataaccagtagggctgatagattaaaccgaaggggaggcggggttattgtgtacacgaaaagaagtaccctaaccataagattagctgagacagtagcacatgtttcagggacatgtgaactggtgagatgtaagttgaaataccaaaggcaagatattgaagtagttgtagtttatcgcagtccagaatgtgtagcagatgattttctcctcagtaaacttaagtcctggtgtaacaacggtaaaagccttgtagtaggcgactttaatgcaccatatataaactgggttaacttagaagtagagTCATCtatatcgtcgttcgactccaaactgttagaaacctcgattgaactagcattattccaacacattagagatcccacaagatacgacttaagaaactcttcctctcttttagatttagtcttcacacacggtgatgttGGTCAAAcggcttttctcccaccacttgggagaagtgaccatgcagtcatcttattaaAATTCATGGCTGAAATTGCTTCTCAAAcaattgcgccggcccgtcctaacatatggaaggcagatatgcaggcaattaactctgcagcatcggctgagaactgggaaattgactcaaaggcatcagtacaagaggcatggactctattcaggcagttatacaatcgggtaactcaaccatatataccctggactgtcccaaagaaaaagaagcacggacatccctggttagggcgggatattcgacgcctactaagacaaaagaagaaatgctgggatgttgccatccgccttggcacagcag gtacgatggaacactacagatcgataagaaacgagtgtataactaaaattcgggaagcgcaaagaaaatatgaaatgcagctggcagaatctgcactcaagcagcccaagaggatattctcgtacataaactacagaacaaggattcatcactggattcccaacctaattaaagtaggaagtgaatctgaaatgatagaggaagatcaggaaaaagctgaggttatggctgactactttggggcagttttcactcaggaacctcctctagagaaagaaccagacccaattacagatggtgtactgacttga